One genomic region from Nonomuraea helvata encodes:
- a CDS encoding VCBS repeat-containing protein, which yields MVSRDHQTHRDNAPLQTGWASANFSRAAELIKHTYTGWTQAGRFAGKLRTVYLPTMIAGRPNNNGNWELITTDAAIGIAVHLDDRASFDRAITTWRGRLPAYIYLKTDGSNPKAPPSSKYDTKAEIIDYWKGQTTFVDGLAQETCRDFWHTGWGLAAIPHVAETARNQGVDLYATAKHRLRFAMDFHARLELGGTVPSWLCGGKVTKGLGDHFEIGYNALHHRLGYDIPDAERWVEQNRPAGVSHFLGWETLTHAQNPHGAGMSASATPDFNADGVGDLFSAATGTLTVWNGKGGNKFSPATAISAGWTPYF from the coding sequence GTGGTCAGCCGTGATCACCAAACACACCGGGACAACGCGCCGCTGCAGACCGGCTGGGCGAGTGCCAACTTCTCCCGCGCCGCCGAGCTGATCAAGCACACCTACACCGGGTGGACGCAGGCCGGCCGGTTCGCCGGCAAGCTGCGCACCGTGTACCTGCCGACCATGATCGCCGGAAGGCCCAACAACAACGGCAACTGGGAACTGATCACGACGGACGCCGCCATCGGCATCGCCGTGCACCTGGACGACCGTGCCTCCTTCGATCGGGCGATCACGACCTGGCGCGGCAGGCTGCCCGCCTACATCTACCTCAAGACGGACGGCTCGAACCCCAAGGCGCCGCCGAGCAGCAAGTACGACACCAAAGCCGAGATCATCGACTATTGGAAGGGGCAGACCACGTTCGTGGACGGGCTGGCCCAGGAGACCTGCCGTGACTTCTGGCACACCGGATGGGGTCTCGCGGCCATCCCCCACGTCGCGGAGACGGCCCGCAACCAGGGTGTGGACCTGTACGCCACGGCCAAGCACCGGCTGCGGTTCGCGATGGACTTCCACGCGCGCCTGGAGCTGGGCGGGACGGTGCCGTCGTGGCTGTGCGGCGGAAAGGTCACCAAGGGCCTTGGGGACCACTTCGAGATCGGCTACAACGCGCTGCACCATCGTCTCGGATACGACATTCCCGACGCCGAGCGATGGGTCGAGCAGAACCGCCCCGCCGGGGTGTCACACTTCCTGGGCTGGGAGACCCTCACCCACGCGCAGAACCCGCACGGCGCCGGGATGAGTGCATCGGCCACCCCGGACTTCAACGCCGATGGCGTGGGCGACCTCTTCTCGGCCGCCACCGGAACGCTGACCGTCTGGAACGGTAAGGGCGGCAACAAGTTCAGCCCGGCCACCGCCATCAGCGCCGGCTGGACACCGTACTTCTGA
- a CDS encoding tyrosine-type recombinase/integrase: MIACPPKTAASRRIVGLDPETVRLLRRYERAQRQLLGDAWNESGPVFARVDGSPMRPYYLTVRFHQLVRASDLPPIRLHDLRHGTATLTLASGSDLRVVQGTLGHGSIVVTSDIYTSVLPDVYHQSAQAIARLVLSSIRKTARKTRKLAA, from the coding sequence CTGATCGCCTGCCCACCGAAAACCGCTGCCAGCCGACGGATCGTCGGGCTGGACCCAGAGACGGTTCGGCTACTGCGCCGCTACGAGCGGGCCCAACGACAGTTGCTGGGCGACGCCTGGAACGAATCCGGGCCGGTCTTTGCCCGTGTCGACGGGTCCCCGATGCGCCCGTACTACCTCACCGTCCGGTTCCACCAGCTGGTACGAGCCAGCGACTTGCCACCGATTCGGCTGCATGACCTGCGGCACGGTACGGCAACTCTCACCCTGGCCTCGGGCTCGGATCTGCGGGTGGTGCAGGGCACTCTGGGGCACGGCAGCATCGTGGTGACCTCAGACATCTACACATCGGTGCTGCCGGACGTGTATCACCAGTCCGCCCAGGCCATCGCGCGGCTAGTCCTGTCCAGCATCCGCAAGACCGCTCGGAAGACCCGCAAGCTGGCGGCCTGA
- a CDS encoding class I SAM-dependent methyltransferase, whose product MQETLWVTLCGRALDSRLPRPILGDRRAYEIVRKTGYDHRKTRWSAASAIDVAQRAKKLDEVAQQFMARHPDAIGIDLGAGLDSRALRIDPPPTADWYDVDFPEVVDARHRVIPDRPHTHTIGADLTEPGWLEALPADRPAVIVADGVLPFLSQEEMIILLDRLTSHFPSGEIAFNVYTRFTVWAAKHYSGSRFLVPLFKSCGFDRLDPVRWNPQLTLIRHILLTREPEVDQFPTALRLWTRLSALSAAFSRLGTTVAHYRF is encoded by the coding sequence TTGCAGGAAACCCTGTGGGTGACGCTGTGCGGCCGGGCGCTCGACAGCCGCCTGCCACGCCCCATACTCGGCGACCGGAGGGCCTACGAGATCGTTCGCAAGACCGGATACGACCACCGGAAAACCCGCTGGAGCGCGGCCTCGGCCATCGACGTCGCCCAGCGCGCCAAGAAGCTGGACGAGGTGGCCCAGCAGTTCATGGCCCGCCACCCCGACGCGATCGGCATCGACCTGGGGGCCGGCCTCGACAGCCGGGCCCTCCGCATCGACCCGCCGCCCACAGCGGACTGGTACGACGTCGACTTCCCCGAAGTCGTGGACGCCCGGCACCGGGTCATCCCCGATCGGCCGCACACGCACACGATCGGCGCGGACCTGACCGAGCCCGGCTGGCTGGAGGCGCTCCCCGCCGACCGCCCCGCCGTGATCGTCGCCGACGGCGTGCTGCCCTTCCTCTCCCAGGAAGAGATGATCATCCTGCTGGACCGTCTCACCAGCCACTTTCCCAGCGGGGAGATCGCATTCAACGTCTACACCCGATTCACCGTCTGGGCCGCGAAACACTACTCCGGCAGCCGGTTCCTGGTCCCGCTCTTCAAGTCCTGCGGCTTCGACCGCCTCGACCCCGTACGGTGGAACCCGCAACTGACCCTGATCCGGCACATCCTGCTCACCCGGGAGCCCGAGGTCGACCAGTTCCCGACGGCCCTGCGCCTGTGGACCCGCCTGTCGGCGCTCAGCGCGGCCTTCTCCAGGCTGGGCACCACGGTCGCGCACTATCGTTTCTGA
- a CDS encoding ABC transporter permease, which translates to MNAFAGTGKLIRLVLRRDRVLLPLWVAFICMIPVVFVGAFTGAYPTAEARQHYYETSLHTRAFTVAYGVLNGSSLGELVAWRSGFVTFMVALFALLTVIRHTRTEEEAGRRELVGATAVSRHADLAATLIVTCGAALVLGVASALALIGQGLPAAGSLALGFGFTVAGCAFASIGAVTGQLTTGAGGARAIGISTLGTAILLRGVGDVAAQSGDGPAWVSWLTPLGWAEELRPYSGERWWVLALAAGAVLALIVLAVALSARRDLGAGMFQARLGPAAAGPRLSSPLALAWRLHRGPLISRIAGLAVVGLVGGAMSASLGTLMDNSGVAAREALARLGGPGTLVDQFLAPMMTMLGLVSAGFAIQAALLLRNEERDGRAEPLLATPVRRLRWAGSHFAFILLGPALGLIAFGTAAGLAHGLTTGDVARELSRLLAAALVQLPAVWVFTGLAFALFGLLPRLVAGTFAVAMVSMLFGWVGLELQLDQWVINLSVFEHVPKLPGGVMTATPLIVMTVVAAALVAAGLAGFTRRDMPTT; encoded by the coding sequence ATGAACGCGTTCGCCGGCACGGGAAAGCTCATCCGCCTGGTGCTGCGGCGTGATCGTGTGCTGCTGCCGCTGTGGGTGGCCTTCATCTGCATGATCCCGGTGGTGTTCGTCGGCGCGTTCACCGGCGCGTACCCCACGGCGGAGGCCCGCCAGCACTACTACGAGACCAGCCTCCACACCAGGGCCTTCACCGTCGCCTACGGCGTGTTGAACGGCTCCAGCCTCGGCGAGCTCGTCGCCTGGCGGTCGGGGTTCGTGACGTTCATGGTCGCGCTGTTCGCGCTGCTCACGGTCATCCGGCACACGCGTACGGAAGAGGAGGCCGGACGGCGCGAACTGGTCGGGGCCACCGCGGTGTCCCGGCACGCCGACCTAGCCGCCACCCTGATCGTCACCTGCGGGGCCGCTCTCGTTCTGGGCGTGGCCTCGGCGCTGGCGCTGATCGGCCAGGGACTGCCCGCCGCCGGCTCCCTGGCGCTCGGATTCGGGTTCACGGTGGCCGGCTGCGCGTTCGCCTCGATCGGCGCGGTGACAGGGCAGCTCACGACCGGCGCGGGCGGCGCGCGCGCTATCGGGATCAGCACGCTCGGCACCGCGATCCTGCTGCGCGGTGTCGGCGACGTCGCCGCGCAGTCCGGTGACGGGCCCGCCTGGGTGTCCTGGCTGACGCCGCTCGGCTGGGCGGAGGAGCTGCGGCCCTACAGCGGCGAACGCTGGTGGGTGCTCGCGCTCGCGGCCGGCGCAGTGCTGGCGCTGATCGTGCTGGCTGTGGCGCTGTCGGCGCGGCGCGACCTCGGCGCCGGCATGTTCCAGGCCCGCCTGGGCCCGGCCGCCGCCGGACCTCGCCTGAGCAGCCCGCTGGCGCTCGCCTGGCGGCTGCACCGCGGCCCCCTGATCAGCAGGATCGCCGGACTTGCCGTGGTCGGGCTCGTGGGCGGCGCGATGTCGGCGAGCCTTGGGACGCTGATGGACAACAGCGGCGTCGCGGCCCGAGAGGCGCTGGCCCGGCTCGGCGGTCCCGGCACGCTCGTAGACCAGTTCCTCGCCCCCATGATGACCATGCTCGGCCTGGTCAGCGCCGGCTTCGCCATCCAGGCCGCGCTGCTGCTCAGGAACGAGGAGCGCGACGGGCGGGCCGAGCCCCTGCTGGCCACCCCGGTGCGCCGGCTGCGCTGGGCGGGCAGCCACTTCGCGTTCATACTGCTCGGCCCGGCGCTCGGGTTGATCGCCTTCGGGACGGCCGCCGGTCTGGCGCACGGCCTCACCACCGGTGACGTCGCCCGTGAGCTGTCCCGCCTTCTGGCCGCCGCTCTCGTGCAGCTCCCTGCGGTGTGGGTGTTCACCGGGCTCGCGTTCGCCCTGTTCGGGCTGCTGCCCCGGCTGGTCGCCGGCACGTTCGCCGTGGCCATGGTGAGCATGCTGTTCGGGTGGGTCGGCCTGGAGTTGCAGCTCGACCAGTGGGTCATCAACCTGTCGGTCTTCGAGCACGTACCGAAACTTCCCGGCGGGGTCATGACGGCCACGCCACTGATCGTCATGACCGTCGTCGCGGCGGCCCTCGTCGCGGCCGGCCTGGCCGGATTCACCCGACGCGACATGCCCACCACCTGA
- a CDS encoding ABC transporter ATP-binding protein — translation MTKTDAISMAGLVKSFGPARALNGLDLVVRTGEVHGFLGPNGAGKSTTIRILLGLMRPDAGTARLLGGDPWTQTAELHRRLAYVPGDVTLWPGLSGGEAIDLLGRLRGGLDRRRRDELIERFDLDPRKKGRTYSKGNRQKVALVAALASDAELLILDEPTSGLDPLMEEIFRQTVQEVRRAGDRTVLLSSHILSEVEALCDRITIIRDGRTVETGTMAELRHLTRTFIDAELAAPPDGLAGLPGVHGLRADGGRVRFSVDAAALDLALRHLTQAGVRSLVSRPPTLEELFLRHYDRATANVKGRRAEAGR, via the coding sequence ATGACTAAGACCGATGCCATTTCCATGGCCGGATTGGTCAAGTCGTTCGGCCCGGCACGGGCACTGAACGGCCTCGACCTCGTCGTACGGACTGGCGAGGTGCACGGCTTCCTCGGGCCCAACGGCGCGGGCAAGAGCACCACGATCCGGATCCTGCTGGGCCTGATGCGCCCCGACGCGGGCACCGCCAGGCTGCTCGGCGGCGACCCCTGGACACAGACCGCTGAGCTGCACCGCCGCCTGGCCTACGTGCCCGGCGACGTCACCCTGTGGCCCGGCCTGTCGGGCGGTGAGGCCATCGACCTGCTCGGCCGGCTGCGCGGCGGGCTCGACCGGCGGCGCCGGGACGAGCTGATCGAGCGCTTCGACCTCGACCCGCGTAAGAAGGGCCGCACCTACTCCAAGGGCAACCGCCAGAAGGTGGCACTGGTCGCGGCGCTGGCCTCCGACGCCGAGCTGCTCATCCTCGACGAGCCCACCTCCGGCCTGGACCCGCTGATGGAGGAGATCTTCCGGCAGACGGTCCAGGAGGTGCGGCGCGCGGGTGACCGTACGGTGCTGCTGTCCAGCCACATCCTCTCCGAGGTCGAGGCGCTGTGCGACCGGATCACGATCATCCGCGACGGCCGCACCGTTGAGACCGGCACCATGGCCGAGCTGCGGCACCTCACCCGCACCTTCATCGACGCCGAGCTGGCCGCCCCACCGGACGGGCTGGCCGGGCTGCCGGGCGTGCACGGCCTGCGCGCCGACGGCGGCCGGGTTCGCTTCAGCGTCGACGCCGCCGCGCTGGACCTCGCACTTCGCCACCTCACCCAGGCCGGCGTGCGCAGCCTGGTCAGCCGGCCTCCGACGCTGGAGGAGCTGTTCCTGCGGCACTACGACCGCGCGACCGCGAATGTCAAGGGCCGGCGCGCGGAGGCAGGGCGATGA
- a CDS encoding TetR/AcrR family transcriptional regulator — protein sequence MCSAPLADLTAQAKIRNAAIAHFARDGFQKTNLRAIAATAGVSAALVIRHFGSKDNLRSVCDEHVLQILVRRARTVADLVSVRDLSQEYLSDSEEYRLHVQYMVRAIEEASSAATTFVNTLVEETEQLFRDGIAGGSMRQSSDVRALAVLTVLVSLATLTMAPPLTRALGFERMGPDVLQRIGLPMLEIYTHGLYADDTMLKAAQTAWEAQRGDDL from the coding sequence GTGTGTTCAGCACCTTTGGCGGATCTGACCGCCCAGGCCAAGATCCGTAACGCCGCCATCGCGCACTTCGCCCGCGACGGCTTCCAGAAGACGAACCTGCGCGCCATCGCGGCCACCGCGGGGGTGAGCGCCGCCCTGGTCATCCGGCACTTCGGCAGCAAGGACAACCTGCGGAGCGTCTGCGACGAGCACGTCCTGCAGATCCTGGTGCGGAGGGCCCGGACCGTGGCCGACCTGGTCAGCGTGCGGGATCTGTCCCAGGAGTATCTGTCGGACTCGGAGGAGTACCGCCTCCATGTGCAGTACATGGTGCGCGCGATCGAGGAGGCCTCCTCCGCGGCCACCACGTTCGTCAACACGCTGGTGGAGGAGACCGAGCAGCTCTTCCGGGACGGGATCGCCGGCGGCTCGATGCGCCAGTCCTCCGACGTGCGGGCGCTGGCCGTGCTCACCGTGCTGGTGAGCCTGGCCACGCTGACCATGGCGCCGCCCCTGACCCGCGCGCTCGGCTTCGAGCGGATGGGCCCCGACGTGCTGCAGCGCATCGGGCTGCCCATGCTCGAGATCTACACCCACGGCTTGTACGCCGACGACACCATGCTCAAAGCCGCCCAGACCGCCTGGGAGGCCCAGCGGGGAGACGATCTCTAG
- a CDS encoding twin-arginine translocation signal domain-containing protein → MTDPQLTRRRFLAVTGAGTAAGGLLTTSSTVSSKGTGEVSARGLSQAVLSAFEHHRLVAVGESHGQQEHGDAQQMLLTDPRLPDVVDDIVVEFGNALYQPVIDRFVAGAAVEDHVLRQVWRNTTQSPGGTGDQPIREQFFRTVRAVNWTLPAARRIRVLLGDPPIDWSRITTQDQVDGFLAQRDTHMASLVRREVLARNRRALICYGSGHVTHSPERGHNADHAVPLIEEQTGRRVYVIVAGSHPRLAACPRRTVIACSGNWLESADAGQFMDAPRLCGFPLGKLADAVLYLGQLKDLTQPLWNPAIFLDPAYWAELQRRNAINGNLVDLEAYRRQQPISLPSSPPVSCA, encoded by the coding sequence GTGACAGATCCGCAGTTGACCCGGCGCAGGTTCCTCGCCGTCACCGGGGCCGGTACGGCAGCCGGCGGACTGCTGACGACCAGCTCGACGGTCAGCTCGAAGGGCACGGGCGAGGTGTCCGCACGGGGCCTCAGCCAGGCCGTCCTGTCGGCCTTCGAACACCACCGGCTCGTCGCCGTCGGCGAGTCGCACGGCCAGCAGGAACACGGTGACGCGCAGCAGATGCTGCTCACGGACCCGCGGCTGCCGGACGTGGTCGACGACATCGTCGTCGAGTTCGGCAACGCGCTCTACCAGCCGGTCATCGACCGGTTCGTCGCCGGTGCGGCCGTCGAGGACCACGTGTTGCGGCAGGTCTGGCGGAACACCACGCAGTCGCCCGGGGGCACCGGCGACCAGCCGATCCGTGAGCAGTTCTTCCGTACGGTCCGCGCCGTCAACTGGACGCTGCCCGCCGCGCGGAGGATCCGGGTGCTCCTCGGGGACCCGCCCATCGACTGGTCACGCATCACCACCCAGGACCAGGTGGACGGCTTCCTCGCCCAGCGTGACACCCACATGGCGTCCCTGGTGCGGCGGGAGGTGCTCGCCAGGAACCGCCGGGCGCTGATCTGCTACGGCAGCGGGCACGTGACGCACTCGCCGGAGCGGGGCCATAACGCCGACCACGCGGTCCCGCTGATCGAGGAGCAGACCGGCCGGCGCGTGTACGTGATCGTGGCCGGCAGCCATCCCCGCCTGGCGGCCTGTCCACGGCGTACCGTGATCGCGTGCTCCGGCAACTGGCTGGAGTCGGCCGACGCGGGACAGTTCATGGACGCGCCCCGGCTGTGTGGCTTCCCGCTGGGGAAGCTGGCCGACGCCGTCCTGTACCTGGGGCAGCTGAAGGACCTGACGCAGCCGCTGTGGAACCCCGCGATCTTCCTCGATCCGGCGTACTGGGCGGAGCTCCAGAGACGCAACGCGATCAACGGGAACCTCGTCGACCTGGAAGCGTACCGGCGGCAGCAGCCGATCTCCCTGCCCTCGTCACCTCCCGTGAGCTGCGCCTGA
- a CDS encoding response regulator transcription factor, whose protein sequence is MRVLVVEDFEVLARAIGTGLRREGMAVDVVLDGDDALARLAATRYDVVVLDRDLPGTPGDDVCRDIAAGDAGSRVLMLTAAGTVRDRVEGLGLGADDYLPKPFDFAELVARVRALGRRSAPAVPPILRAEDLILDPSRRVAFRGGRRLELTPKEFALLECLLAAGDRVVSTEELLERVWDEAADPFTTAVKTTVRRLRAKLGEPPVIGTVREGGYRIGVPR, encoded by the coding sequence GTGCGAGTTCTGGTCGTCGAGGACTTCGAGGTTCTGGCGCGGGCGATCGGGACCGGGTTGCGGCGCGAGGGCATGGCGGTGGATGTCGTCCTCGATGGCGACGACGCTCTGGCCCGCCTGGCCGCCACCAGGTACGACGTGGTGGTGCTGGACCGCGATCTGCCGGGCACGCCCGGCGACGACGTGTGCCGCGACATCGCCGCCGGTGACGCGGGGTCGCGGGTGCTGATGCTCACCGCCGCGGGCACCGTACGGGACAGGGTCGAGGGTCTGGGGCTGGGCGCGGACGACTACCTGCCCAAGCCGTTCGACTTCGCCGAACTCGTGGCCCGCGTGCGCGCGCTGGGGCGCCGCTCGGCACCCGCCGTACCGCCGATCCTCCGGGCGGAGGACCTGATCCTGGACCCGAGCAGGCGGGTGGCCTTTCGCGGCGGGCGGCGCCTGGAGCTTACCCCGAAGGAGTTCGCGCTGCTGGAGTGCCTGCTCGCCGCCGGTGACCGGGTCGTGTCCACGGAGGAGCTGCTGGAACGGGTCTGGGACGAGGCCGCTGACCCGTTCACCACGGCCGTCAAGACGACCGTGCGCCGGTTACGGGCCAAACTCGGCGAACCACCGGTGATCGGCACCGTCCGTGAGGGCGGCTACCGCATCGGGGTCCCGCGATGA
- a CDS encoding HAMP domain-containing sensor histidine kinase, producing the protein MNLTVTGRARRHLRRPSLRAQLTTLYAGLVLAVVVPMMLVAGFLFGRDQVRLRAGDAAPPPDTSAQQVDAVLTVTGIIVVVLTVLAAWWLAGRFLRPLRAMTVTAREISATNLNRRLGLRGPDDELTRLGRTLDDLFERLDSSFAAQRHFVANASHELRTPLAGQRAVLQVALADSEAGEASLRAACEEALALGARQERLIGALLTLAEGEKGIEHRELVDLAEVTEQVVSSRRSEAAGRTVTVRTSLDPAPVSGDPDLIASMIGNLVDNALHHNVPDGHVIIATGLTGDRARLTIGNTGPPIRPQDLRRLFQPFQRLGAPRTHTADGHGLGLAIVRAVAEAHGARLTALPRAKGGLDVTIVFD; encoded by the coding sequence ATGAACCTGACGGTGACCGGCCGCGCCCGGCGCCACCTGCGACGGCCGTCCCTGCGCGCGCAGCTCACTACGCTGTACGCCGGACTGGTTCTGGCCGTCGTCGTCCCGATGATGCTGGTCGCCGGTTTCCTGTTCGGCAGGGACCAGGTCCGCCTCCGGGCCGGGGACGCCGCTCCACCGCCCGACACCTCCGCCCAGCAGGTCGACGCCGTGCTCACGGTCACCGGGATCATCGTCGTGGTCCTGACCGTGCTGGCTGCGTGGTGGCTGGCCGGGCGCTTCCTCCGCCCGCTGCGCGCCATGACCGTGACCGCCCGGGAGATCTCGGCCACCAACCTCAACCGTCGGCTCGGCCTGCGCGGCCCGGACGACGAGCTGACCAGGCTGGGGCGTACGCTCGACGACCTGTTCGAACGGCTGGACTCCTCGTTCGCGGCGCAGCGCCACTTCGTGGCCAACGCCTCCCACGAGCTGCGCACCCCGCTGGCCGGTCAGCGCGCCGTGCTCCAGGTCGCGCTCGCCGACTCCGAGGCGGGTGAGGCGAGCCTGCGGGCCGCTTGTGAGGAGGCACTCGCTCTCGGAGCGCGGCAGGAACGCCTGATCGGCGCCCTCCTCACGCTGGCCGAAGGAGAGAAGGGCATCGAGCACCGGGAGCTGGTCGACCTGGCCGAGGTCACCGAGCAGGTGGTGTCGTCGCGCCGCTCGGAGGCCGCTGGGCGAACGGTCACGGTTCGTACGTCGCTGGACCCCGCGCCGGTCAGCGGTGACCCCGACCTGATCGCCAGCATGATCGGCAACCTGGTCGACAACGCGCTCCACCACAACGTTCCCGACGGACACGTTATCATCGCCACCGGCCTCACCGGCGACCGCGCCCGCCTGACGATCGGCAACACCGGCCCGCCCATCCGGCCGCAGGACCTGCGGCGGCTCTTCCAGCCGTTCCAGCGGCTCGGCGCCCCACGCACCCACACGGCCGACGGCCACGGACTGGGCCTGGCGATCGTCCGGGCCGTCGCCGAGGCGCACGGCGCCCGGCTGACGGCCCTTCCACGCGCCAAGGGCGGCTTGGACGTGACGATAGTGTTCGACTGA
- a CDS encoding glycoside hydrolase family 12 protein yields the protein MPAYGDHTSRRNRSRPRRHLVEALRRPRFDRLTTAEREIMLRTLRLFVSASMLVALIGALAQPAQAAVWSSTDQWGTWTNGGYTLYNNIWGSGAGPQTIWANSYSNWGVWANHPNTGGVKSYPNATKNVNRRLSALGSATSSFNVTVPNGGAYTSAYDIWCDGHTYEIMLWMNKYGPVGPIGSRQTSASVGGHSWDVYRGSNGSNQVFSFVRQGNVNAGTVDIKAILNWLRSRNWFGDVTLGDVQFGYEITSSSGGMDFRTNSFSVSAS from the coding sequence ATGCCGGCTTACGGTGACCACACTTCCCGTCGGAACCGGTCCCGGCCGCGTCGACATCTCGTCGAAGCGCTTCGACGACCCAGATTCGACAGGCTGACAACAGCGGAAAGGGAGATCATGCTCAGGACGCTCCGCCTCTTCGTCTCGGCATCCATGCTCGTCGCGCTCATCGGGGCGCTCGCTCAGCCCGCCCAGGCCGCCGTCTGGTCCTCGACGGACCAGTGGGGCACGTGGACCAACGGCGGCTACACCCTTTACAACAACATCTGGGGCAGCGGTGCCGGCCCACAGACGATCTGGGCGAATTCGTACAGCAACTGGGGTGTCTGGGCCAACCACCCCAACACCGGGGGCGTCAAGTCCTACCCCAACGCCACGAAGAACGTGAACCGGCGGCTCAGCGCCCTCGGCAGCGCGACCAGCAGCTTCAACGTGACCGTCCCGAACGGCGGCGCCTACACCAGCGCGTACGACATCTGGTGCGACGGCCACACCTACGAGATCATGCTCTGGATGAACAAGTACGGCCCGGTGGGCCCGATCGGGTCGCGGCAGACGAGCGCGTCGGTGGGCGGCCACAGCTGGGACGTCTACCGCGGCTCCAACGGGTCCAACCAGGTGTTCTCCTTCGTGCGGCAGGGCAACGTCAACGCCGGGACCGTGGACATCAAGGCGATCCTGAACTGGCTCCGGTCCAGGAACTGGTTCGGTGACGTGACGCTCGGCGACGTCCAGTTCGGCTACGAGATCACGTCGTCCAGCGGCGGGATGGACTTCCGCACCAACAGCTTCTCAGTGTCGGCGAGCTGA
- a CDS encoding NAD(P)H-binding protein — MILATGATGTIGGETLRLLSARGERVRAMAREPSRVPALPGVEAVRGDFDDPASLAEAVAGADTLFLLSAPGPAIIRHDEAMLAAARAAGVRKAVKLSAIGTGERPDSKVTDWHLPGEEALRSSGMEWTVLRPSSFASNSLRWAAPIRSGHPIPNMTGTGTQGVIDPRDVAEVAVRALTSGDLAGSALTLTGPELLSVPDMVACLGEVLGRGLEAVDVPLELYRQRLLAAGQDAGFADTAVNGAELVARGGNARLTPDAEKVLGRPPRTYGTWARDHRAAFTA; from the coding sequence ATGATCCTTGCTACCGGTGCTACTGGCACCATCGGTGGTGAAACGCTCCGGTTGCTGTCGGCTCGTGGTGAGCGGGTGCGGGCGATGGCCCGGGAGCCTTCCCGAGTTCCCGCATTGCCCGGCGTCGAGGCCGTGCGAGGCGATTTCGACGACCCCGCGTCCCTGGCGGAGGCGGTGGCGGGAGCCGACACCCTGTTCCTGCTCAGCGCCCCCGGCCCGGCGATCATCCGGCACGACGAGGCGATGCTCGCCGCCGCGCGGGCGGCGGGCGTACGGAAGGCGGTGAAGCTCTCGGCCATCGGCACCGGCGAGCGGCCCGACTCCAAGGTGACGGACTGGCACCTTCCCGGCGAGGAAGCGCTGCGGTCGAGCGGCATGGAATGGACGGTGCTGCGTCCCTCCAGCTTCGCCTCCAACAGCCTGCGCTGGGCCGCTCCGATCCGGTCAGGGCACCCGATTCCCAACATGACCGGCACCGGCACGCAGGGTGTCATCGACCCGCGTGACGTGGCCGAGGTGGCCGTGCGCGCGCTGACGTCCGGTGACCTCGCGGGCAGCGCGCTCACACTGACGGGGCCGGAGCTGCTGAGCGTCCCCGACATGGTGGCGTGTCTGGGCGAGGTCCTCGGTCGCGGCCTGGAGGCGGTCGATGTGCCGCTGGAGCTCTACCGGCAGCGGCTGCTCGCCGCCGGACAGGACGCCGGGTTCGCCGACACCGCCGTCAACGGCGCCGAGCTGGTCGCGCGAGGCGGCAACGCCCGGCTGACCCCGGACGCAGAGAAGGTGCTGGGCCGCCCGCCCCGCACGTATGGCACTTGGGCCCGCGACCACCGCGCCGCCTTCACCGCCTGA
- a CDS encoding helix-turn-helix transcriptional regulator translates to MSIPPGRLRRWIGDITVWTDFGPGDRLVHVPDADTALVVRRARDGRCDLLVAGPRTRATYNAGKDIPFSLRLRLRPGSTRLLLGVRTGELVDRVVGIGELWPGSDGLVLRLAEAGTDAGLVLKQLESALLARIAARTPADLARSELVRAAAKALTRPAGPGREPVPAIARRLAVSERHLRGLFADDVGLPPKRFERITRVRRVLADGRASGWAAAGYYDQSHMTADFRAMMGVTPGAFFAGRLPALQPC, encoded by the coding sequence ATGAGCATCCCGCCCGGCAGGCTGCGACGCTGGATCGGCGACATCACCGTGTGGACGGACTTCGGGCCCGGCGATCGGCTGGTTCACGTCCCTGACGCCGACACCGCCCTGGTCGTGCGCCGGGCGCGGGACGGGCGCTGCGACCTGCTGGTGGCCGGGCCGCGTACGCGTGCTACGTACAACGCCGGCAAGGACATCCCGTTCAGCCTCCGGCTCCGGCTTCGGCCCGGCTCCACCCGGCTGCTGCTCGGCGTGCGAACGGGCGAGCTGGTCGACCGGGTGGTCGGTATCGGCGAGCTGTGGCCCGGCTCGGACGGCCTCGTGCTCCGGCTGGCCGAGGCAGGGACCGACGCAGGGCTCGTACTGAAACAGCTGGAGTCGGCGCTGCTGGCCCGGATCGCCGCCCGGACCCCGGCGGACCTGGCGCGGAGCGAGCTGGTACGTGCCGCGGCCAAGGCCCTGACCCGCCCTGCCGGCCCGGGACGGGAGCCGGTGCCCGCCATCGCGCGGCGGCTGGCCGTCAGCGAGCGTCATCTGCGCGGCCTGTTCGCCGACGACGTGGGGCTCCCGCCCAAGCGCTTCGAACGCATCACGCGCGTCCGCAGGGTGCTCGCGGACGGCCGTGCCTCCGGCTGGGCGGCGGCCGGCTACTACGACCAGTCGCACATGACGGCCGACTTCCGCGCCATGATGGGCGTGACTCCCGGCGCCTTCTTCGCCGGCCGCCTCCCGGCCCTTCAGCCTTGCTAA